AATCCTGCAATATTTTTAGCGTTAGGGTAACAATTTAAAAGGGCTTTTTCATTTTCTTCATTCACGCTAATGTAAAAAATTTCCTTTTGAATACCCAAACGCTTTAAATCTTCTTTAGTGCTTGAAAAGAGCTGGTAATTTTGCGCGAAATGGATGCACGTGTTGCCTATATCGCATAAAATTAGGTTTTTCAAATCTGTAAAAGATTGCCTAGCTGGCATAGACTCACTTCTTATTCATTTCTAAAGCTTTTCTTCTTTCTTCAAGCTCTTTTTCATCTCTTTCTTGATGCTCTCTCGCTCTTTGTTCAAATTCTCTCGCTCTTTGTTCGGCTTTGGCTTTTTTCTTTTCTTCTTTCAAGCGGCGTTTTTCTTCTTTAGGGCTGAGTTTTGGCGCTTCTTTAATAGCGTTATCCTCTTTTGAAACAGGAGCGTTTTTACTTTCATTGTTTTTTGTTTCGCCTTGTTGGATAGCGTTATTTTGATCCTTAATAGGCTCAGGCCTTCTGGTTTTAACCTCTTCTTCTTCAAACCCGCTATTCCCTTGAGTGGGTTTGATTTTTTCCTCTAAAGGCTGTTTATTTTCTTTAGCTTTATGCCTTTCTTGCAAATAAATAGGAGCGTTCCCTTTTTCGCCTTTTTGAGATTTTTTAGATGCCGATTTTTCCACAACGGGATAAAGCTTGGGCTTAAAATCATTATAATCTAAATAGTAGCGATCATAATACACCCGATTTTTATCATAAAACACCCCTTTATCCAAACGATTGGATGAAAAAAACTTAAAACTGCCTATAGACGGCGTTTTATAGACATTATACGAATCAAAATCATTCAAATCCACCTCTATCACATACCCACGCTTTTCTAAAGAATACAATTTATTATGGTTTAATACAATGGTATTGAGCGAAGCGAAGGGCAGTTTCACGCTGTTTAATTCCCTCAAACTCTTATCCATTTGCAAAATTTGCCCGTCTAGCGTGAGCACGTATAAAGTCCCCTTATCATAAAGCAAATCCACAATATCCCCATCATAGTTGAACTCTTGACCGCTCACCACTGAGAGTATCCTTTTCCCTGTAGAAGCGATCATGTTATTGCCATCTACAATAAGGTAGGTGATATTGTTAAAAAACTTATCGCTGCTGATAACAATGTTTCTAATAGGCGTAGGGTTTCCATGCACATAATCCACGACCAACAAGCGCCCATCTAGCATAGGGAACACCACGACCGTATCCATAAAAATAGGCATCGCCATTAAAGAATTGATCGTGGTGCTTGGGGAACCTTTCTCACTAAAAAGCAATTTTTGAGAAGTGATGTCGTATAAATTCGCTGAATTGTCCGCTAACACCACCGCTAAAAGATTCCCTTTAACGCTCGCGCTCAAGGCAAAAGTCTCCAAAGGAATAACAATAGATTGTTGGCTGGCGTTAGGGTTATTGCTAATCAATTCCACTTGATGACAGACTTTATCTTGGACTTCCGCTTCAACGCCCTTTAATTTCAATTCCGTTTCTTCAGTCTTAGCCGCCTTGCTTTTGCTTGTTTTTTTATCAATCTTGTTCAAACAATCTTGCGCAAGGATGAAAAACCCTTGACTCTCATTTAAAAAACTGCTTTCATAATTGAAATTCTTACCGATTCTTAGCTGCGTTAAACCTTTATCGCCTATAACCGCTCCATTTTTCAAAATGGCTCCATAACGATTAGACGAAACGATACTTTCTTGCAAATGGTTAGGGAAATACGCTTCGCCTTTAATTTGGTGTTTAGCGGGTTTGAAGTATTTTCTCATGTTACAGCCGCTAAAGACAATTAGGGCTATGAGTAAGATTAAAAATGGTTTATTCATCAAATCAATGCGTTCCTTGAATGGTTTCTTTTTTTAGATTGGTTGGTTTGGAAGGGTTTTGCTGAATATCTTCTAACACGCCATAATGTTTTAAAACAGAGATTATAGCATAGAGTGAAGAACTTAGAGGGATAGTGGATAAACTTTGATGCGCTTTTTTGATTGCGTCTTTAGAATTTTCTTCATACAACAAATTCACTTCTTGTAAAGTGCTCATTTCTTTGAGAATGGGGCTTTTTTCAAGCAAGTTTTTATCTCTAGAGAGCGATGTGTAAGAATATTGTGCGAACGCTTTAACGATTTCATTAGAAGATTGCGAAAGCCTTTTAAACTCGTTTGCATCGTTTCTCTCACTCGCTCTGGCGAACTGATACAAGTCATACAACTCTGGGGCGACTTCTTTCAATCTTTTTTGCAAGGCTATATTATTAGGACTCTCTAGCACTTCATTATAAATTTGAGTGATCCGCTCTCTAGTTTGCTCATGCTTATAATCTTGCAATTTTGTATCCCCTAAATAAGCGATAAAAGCCACCACGATAAACAACAACACCCACTTGTAGCGTTTGAAAAACTTTTCTAATCTAAACGCCCCCTCTAAAAGCTTTTCATCGCTTTTAAATTCGTTTTTAACTTGCTCTAAATTTTCCTTAATACTCATGCCTTACTCACTCCTGTGCTGCCAAACCCCCCGCTACCCCTTGAAGTTTCATCTAATTGTTCGCATTCTATAAATTCGGCTTTATAAGTTTTTTGAACCACCCCTTGAGCGATCCTATCCCCTACCTGGACTTTAAAATCTTTATCGCTCAAATTCGCTAAAATGACCTTAATTTCGCCCCTATAATCATTATCCACCGTGCCAGGAGAGTTTAACACCATCACCTGATGGTTCAAAGCCAAACCGCTACGGGTGCGCACCTGTAATTCATACCCCACTTCTAAAGACAAACAAATCCCTATTTTCACCAACCCCACGCTATGAGGTTTGATCATCACTTCTTCCACCGCATGCAAATCAAAGCCTGAAGAACCCTCGGTTTGGTATTCAGGGACAAGGGCGTTTGGGTGGATTTTTTGGATTTTAATTTTCATCAAAACAAATCTCTTTATAATAAATGTCTAAAATTTCAAAATCGCTCTCGCCATTGGGCAATTGAATGCTCACCGCATCGCCCTTGCTCTTACCGATCAAACTCTTAGCGATCGGCGAACCAAAAGAGATTAACCCTTTAGCTGGATCGCTCTCCACGCTCCCTACTATCGTGTAAGAAAACTCTTTATCGTTATCCAAATTAAGGATTTTAATCGTGCTGCCAAAACTCACTTTATTGTGGGCTAAAGCGCTCGGATCAATCACTTGAGCGTTAGAAATAATCTCGCTTAAATCCACGATCCTCGCTTCAATGAAGCGTTGTTTTTCTTTAGCGGCATGGTATTCAGCGTTTTCTTTCAAATCCCCATGCCCTCTAGCAATATCAATTTCTTTCACAATATTAGGCCGTTCCACCTCTTTTAATTGCTTTAATTCCGCGCAAATCTTATTGTATCCATGCATACTCATAGGTTCTTTATTCATTTAATCTCCTAAGCTTATTCAGTAGAGATTATAGTAAAAATTAAGTTAAATTCAGCAAAAAAGCCATTTCATTAGCGATTTTTCTTGCACTCCCACTGGCTAAATATTCCCTTAATCTCAAACTTTCTTTAAAATAGCGTTCTCTATCCATTTCTTCATACGCTTTTAACAAACCCTCTACGCTCAAAAAATGTTGGATCAATTCCGGGTGCAATTGGCTCTCCCCAAGCCCTGGAGTTTCATCATTTAAGGCGTTATAAAAAATATTCGCTAAACCTATATAATGCAAATTGACCAACATTCTAGCGATCAAAAAATCCATCGTTTTAGCCCTATACGCTAGGACAAAAGGCGTGCCAATCAAAGCGGCCTCTAAAGTCGCTGTGCCGCTGCAAATGAACGCAAACTCAGCTTCAAACAAACTCTTATGCGCATCATAAGAAATTTCAAATAATTGAATGTCTTCTCCATAAAGGGCTTTCAAATCCAACCCCTTAAAGAAACTCGGCACCACTAACACACGCCTTTTAAACCCTTCGTTTTGTTCTAAAATTTGAGCCACTTTGACAAACAAAGGGAACATTTTAGCGATTTCACTTTTTCGGCTTCCTGGCATAAACACTAGAGTTTCACCCTTAATATCTTTTTTATAGTATTTAATTTCATCTAATAAAGGGTGTCCCACATATTGGGCTTTTTTTTGGTAATAGCCCACTTCAAAAGGCAAAATCGCTCCCAAAAAATCGCAGTATTTTTCAAGGCTTTTAGTGCGCCATTTTTTCCATGCCCAAACTTGCGGTAAAATATAATACATGATTTTTTTATGCGGATCTTGTTTTTTGATTTTTTTGGCTAGGGGGATATTGAAAGAAGAAGAATCCATTAAAAGCACCATATCCGCTTGTTTGGCTAATTGGACCATTTCTTTATGGGCTTTGAGTAAAAACCCCAAACGGCCTATCACGTCTCTAAAACCCATGACAGAAAATTCCCTAGGGCTATAGAGTGCGTTTTTCCCTTCAAACACGCCAATAAAACGATAATCTTTAGGCAAATTGCGGCGTAATTCCTCTAAATGCGCATTAGAGCTCGCTTCTAAAGCGCTCACTAAAATCGTGGGCATTATTTGTCTTTCAAAAGGTTTTGGACTTGATAGAGCTTGATTTCTTTATGCAAATCCCTCAATTCAATTTTGAGTAACGCATTTTCAAAATCTTTTTTAGAGAGGTGGTTTTTTAAAAGCCTGTTTTCGCGCAAAACGCTGCGGTATTGCAAGTAAAGCCCTTCATCAAACACACGCTTGCTTGGTTTTGCCATTATAACCTGATTATCATTAGTGAAAACCTCCACTTCTTCAAGGGCTTTAGGGAAAATCACACTCTCTTCTGTATTTTGTGCTTCTTTGTTTAAGCGGGAGTTTTCTTTTTCTGATTTTTTTTGATAGATTTCTTGCTTCAAACCTTTTAAGGCGCTTTTTTTCTTACGCAAGATTTCTTGGACCTGC
The Helicobacter pylori genome window above contains:
- the pgbB gene encoding plasminogen-binding protein pgbA C-terminal domain-containing protein; the encoded protein is MNKPFLILLIALIVFSGCNMRKYFKPAKHQIKGEAYFPNHLQESIVSSNRYGAILKNGAVIGDKGLTQLRIGKNFNYESSFLNESQGFFILAQDCLNKIDKKTSKSKAAKTEETELKLKGVEAEVQDKVCHQVELISNNPNASQQSIVIPLETFALSASVKGNLLAVVLADNSANLYDITSQKLLFSEKGSPSTTINSLMAMPIFMDTVVVFPMLDGRLLVVDYVHGNPTPIRNIVISSDKFFNNITYLIVDGNNMIASTGKRILSVVSGQEFNYDGDIVDLLYDKGTLYVLTLDGQILQMDKSLRELNSVKLPFASLNTIVLNHNKLYSLEKRGYVIEVDLNDFDSYNVYKTPSIGSFKFFSSNRLDKGVFYDKNRVYYDRYYLDYNDFKPKLYPVVEKSASKKSQKGEKGNAPIYLQERHKAKENKQPLEEKIKPTQGNSGFEEEEVKTRRPEPIKDQNNAIQQGETKNNESKNAPVSKEDNAIKEAPKLSPKEEKRRLKEEKKKAKAEQRAREFEQRAREHQERDEKELEERRKALEMNKK
- the dut gene encoding dUTP diphosphatase encodes the protein MKIKIQKIHPNALVPEYQTEGSSGFDLHAVEEVMIKPHSVGLVKIGICLSLEVGYELQVRTRSGLALNHQVMVLNSPGTVDNDYRGEIKVILANLSDKDFKVQVGDRIAQGVVQKTYKAEFIECEQLDETSRGSGGFGSTGVSKA
- the greA gene encoding transcription elongation factor GreA; this encodes MNKEPMSMHGYNKICAELKQLKEVERPNIVKEIDIARGHGDLKENAEYHAAKEKQRFIEARIVDLSEIISNAQVIDPSALAHNKVSFGSTIKILNLDNDKEFSYTIVGSVESDPAKGLISFGSPIAKSLIGKSKGDAVSIQLPNGESDFEILDIYYKEICFDEN
- the lpxB gene encoding lipid-A-disaccharide synthase, with protein sequence MPTILVSALEASSNAHLEELRRNLPKDYRFIGVFEGKNALYSPREFSVMGFRDVIGRLGFLLKAHKEMVQLAKQADMVLLMDSSSFNIPLAKKIKKQDPHKKIMYYILPQVWAWKKWRTKSLEKYCDFLGAILPFEVGYYQKKAQYVGHPLLDEIKYYKKDIKGETLVFMPGSRKSEIAKMFPLFVKVAQILEQNEGFKRRVLVVPSFFKGLDLKALYGEDIQLFEISYDAHKSLFEAEFAFICSGTATLEAALIGTPFVLAYRAKTMDFLIARMLVNLHYIGLANIFYNALNDETPGLGESQLHPELIQHFLSVEGLLKAYEEMDRERYFKESLRLREYLASGSARKIANEMAFLLNLT
- the mua gene encoding nickel-binding protein Mua; its protein translation is MQEELNAYQQEIKDTREVLKKIRLELKQVQEILRKKKSALKGLKQEIYQKKSEKENSRLNKEAQNTEESVIFPKALEEVEVFTNDNQVIMAKPSKRVFDEGLYLQYRSVLRENRLLKNHLSKKDFENALLKIELRDLHKEIKLYQVQNLLKDK